From a region of the Cucumis sativus cultivar 9930 chromosome 6, Cucumber_9930_V3, whole genome shotgun sequence genome:
- the LOC101216554 gene encoding transcription elongation factor TFIIS, protein MENELVELFEAAKKAADAAAAPSNDGGAEESRCLDALRQLKKFPVTYQILVSTQVGKRLRHLTKHPKKKIQEHASDLIEMWKEIVIKETNKNKKNGNASSKDSPKIGSPSAESVKVEKFQKSSSMKVERVSKVEQFDRNGATSSVKYSKSESVVSERNSVKVEKTDSMVKVERVVKEEKKPSSGAAAPPKLTSMIKSKDAARDKIRELLFEAFSKVPGEADEEFMDEVNASDPIRVAVSVESVMFENWGGSTGAQKAKYRSIMFNLKDPKNPDFRRKVLLGLIKPERMINMSTADMASDQRKRENEEIAQKALFDCERGGAPKATTDQFKCGRCGQRKTTYYQLQTRSADEPMTTFVTCVNCNNHWKFC, encoded by the exons CCATCAAATGATGGGGGAGCCGAAGAAAGTCGTTGCCTTGATGCCCTAAGGCAGCTCAAGAAATTCCCTGTTACTTATCAAATCCTTGTTTCCACTCAG GTTGGGAAGCGTCTTCGGCACCTCACTAAACACCCCAAGAAGAAAATACAGGAGCATGCTTCTGACCTGATTGAGATGTGGAAGGAGATAGTAATCAAGGAGACTaataagaacaagaaaaatggaaatgcCAGCAGTAAAGATTCACCTAAAATTGGTTCTCCCAGTGCAGAATCAGTTAAGGTGGAGAAGTTTCAAAAATCATCTTCCATGAAGGTTGAGAGAGTTTCCAAGGTTGAGCAATTTGATAGGAATGGTGCCACAAGCTCTGTAAAATATTCCAAATCAGAAAGCGTGGTCTCGGAGAGAAACTCTGTGAAGGTTGAGAAAACTGATTCAATGGTCAAGGTTGAAAGGGTAgttaaagaagagaagaaaccATCCAGTGGCGCAGCTGCACCTCCAAAACTTACTTCCATGATTAAATCAAAAGATGCTGCTCGAGACAAAATTAGAGAACTTCTCTTTGAGGCTTTCTCCAAAGTCCCTGGTGAAGCTGATGAAGAATTTATGGATGAGGTTAATGCAAGTGATCCTATCCGTGTTGCTGTTTCTGTAGAATCCGTGATGTTCGAAAATTGGGGAGGTTCTACTGGTGCACAGAAGGCCAAGTATAGATCTATAATGTTTAACCTCAAGGATCCAAAGAACCCAGACTTTCGAAGAAAAGTTCTTCTAGGACTTATAAAGCCAGAAAGGATGATCAATATGAGCACAGCCGATATGGCAAGCGATCAGAGAAAACGTGAAAATGAAGAGATTGCACAGAAAGCTTTGTTTGATTGCGAGCGTGGAGGAGCACCAAAAGCTACTACCGATCAGTTCAAGTGTGGTCGATGTGGTCAGCGCAAAACAACCTACTATCAATTACAGACGCGGAGTGCGGATGAACCTATGACGACGTTTGTAACTTGTGTAAACTGCAATAACCATTGGAAGTTCTGCTGA